GTTCTTATAGAGAAATCTGTTGCGGGCTGGAAGGAATTTGAACTTGAGGTTGTGAAAGATAAAAACGATAATGTCGTAATCGTATGCTCAATTGAGAATTTTGACCCTATGGGAGTCCATACGGGAGACAGCATAACTGTTGCGCCGGCGCAGACTCTGACAAATTATGAATATCAGATAATAAGAAATGCAGGCCTGAAAATAATAAGGGAAATCGGAGTTGAAACCGGTGGTTCAAATATTCAGTTTGCCATCAATCCCGAAAACGGAAAACTGGCGGTAATTGAAATGAATCCAAGAGTTTCAAGAAGCAGCGCACTGGCATCAAAAGCTACGGGATTTCCAATTGCAAAAATATCTACAAAACTTGCAATCGGGTATACTCTTGACGAAATACCTAATGATATAACCAAAAAAACCCCGGCGTGCTGCGAACCTTCAATTGATTATGTTGTTGTCAAGTTTCCGAGATGGTCTTTTGAGAAATTCCCGAATACAGATGTCTCTCTTACAACAAGAATGAAATCCGTGGGTGAATCCATGGCAATAGGGAGAACATTTAAGGAAGCTTTGCAGAAATCGATAAGATCTCTTGAAATAGACAGATACGGACTGGGTTGTGACGGGAGAGATAATATAATAGAAGAAAATACAAGCCAGATGCTTGCAACTCCCAACCAGGACAGACTCTTTTACATAAAACATTCTCTTGAAAAAGGCGAAACAATTGAAAATATTTTTAATTATACAAAAATAGATCCATGGTTTCTTGAAAACATCAGACAGCTTGTTGACTTTGAAAAAAAATTTAAAGATAAAAAAATAGAAAATACTTCAGAGGCCGAAATCAGGGAAGCAAAGAAGCTCGGCTATTCAGACATGCAGCTTGCCTACCTGTTGAAATGCAGTGAAAATGATATAAGAGATTTTAGGAAGAAAAACAAAATTAAAGCTGTATTTAAAACGGTCGATACCTGTGCAGCTGAATTTGAAGCATATACTCCGTATTATTATTCCACATATGAAAATGAAAACGAGAATGCCGGTTCTTCAAAAAAGAAAGTAGTCATTCTTGGCAGTGGTCCAAACAGGATTGGGCAGGGAATTGAATTTGATTACTGTTGCGTTCATGCATCTTTTGCTTTAAGGGATGAGGGGTTTGAAACAATAATGATTAACTGCAATCCTGAAACTGTAAGTACAGATTATGATACCTCAGACAGGCTTTATTTTGAACCTCTTACTTTTGAAGATGTAATGAATGTGATTGAAGATGAAAAACCTTTTGGTGTAATAGTACAGTTCGGCGGACAGACGCCTCTGAAACTGGCAATGAGGTTGCAGGAGGCAGGTGTGAACATACTCGGAACATCGCCTGACAATATAGATATTGCGGAAGACAGGAAGAGATTCGGAAATATTTTAAATTCTCTCAAAATACCTCAACCTGAAAACGGAACAGCTCTTACCATAGATGAAGCAAAACTGACTGCAGATAAAATAGGCTATCCTCTTCTTGTAAGGCCTTCATACGTGCTTGGAGGCAGGGCAATGGTAATTGTGTATAATGAAGAGAATCTTGTGAATTATGTTGAAAATGCATTTAAGGTTTCCCCCGGTTTCCCTGTGCTTATAGATAAATTTCTTGAGCAGGCGACAGAAGTAGATGTGGACGCAATATTTGATGGTGAAGAAATCTATATTGGTGGAATAATGGAACATATTGAAGAAGCAGGCATACATTCAGGAGACAGCGCCTGTGTCATGCCTCCCTTTGTTTTAAGTGGAAGCATAATTGATATTATAAAAAAATATACTTTTGATATAGCAAAAGCTTTAAATGTTATAGGGC
The nucleotide sequence above comes from Actinomycetota bacterium. Encoded proteins:
- the carB gene encoding carbamoyl-phosphate synthase large subunit, which translates into the protein MPKRKDLKKIMIIGSGPIIIGQASEFDYSGTQACKILREEGYKVVLVNSNPATIMTDPEFSDKTYIEPLIPEFVEKIIKIERPDALLPTMGGQTGLNIAVSLDKMGVLEKYGVELIGASVDVINKAEDRELFKEVMKKIDLYVPPSGYISNLSDALKIADRLKYPLVVRPSFTLGGLGGGVAFNKEEFIDTVTRGLDLSPVSQVLIEKSVAGWKEFELEVVKDKNDNVVIVCSIENFDPMGVHTGDSITVAPAQTLTNYEYQIIRNAGLKIIREIGVETGGSNIQFAINPENGKLAVIEMNPRVSRSSALASKATGFPIAKISTKLAIGYTLDEIPNDITKKTPACCEPSIDYVVVKFPRWSFEKFPNTDVSLTTRMKSVGESMAIGRTFKEALQKSIRSLEIDRYGLGCDGRDNIIEENTSQMLATPNQDRLFYIKHSLEKGETIENIFNYTKIDPWFLENIRQLVDFEKKFKDKKIENTSEAEIREAKKLGYSDMQLAYLLKCSENDIRDFRKKNKIKAVFKTVDTCAAEFEAYTPYYYSTYENENENAGSSKKKVVILGSGPNRIGQGIEFDYCCVHASFALRDEGFETIMINCNPETVSTDYDTSDRLYFEPLTFEDVMNVIEDEKPFGVIVQFGGQTPLKLAMRLQEAGVNILGTSPDNIDIAEDRKRFGNILNSLKIPQPENGTALTIDEAKLTADKIGYPLLVRPSYVLGGRAMVIVYNEENLVNYVENAFKVSPGFPVLIDKFLEQATEVDVDAIFDGEEIYIGGIMEHIEEAGIHSGDSACVMPPFVLSGSIIDIIKKYTFDIAKALNVIGLINIQYAVKNSVVYVLEANPRASRTVPFVSKSIKVPLAKIAALVMSGKKLKDIDFKRVDSNKLNYFSIKEAVLPFSRFPGTDIILGPEMKSTGEVMGIDRNFGVAFAKSQLAVNQKFPQSGTIFFSVRDKDKNDIASLAKKIANLGFNVITTKGTGEFLEKLGIKCDKVLKIREGRPNVLDLLKNGEIDLIINTPEGGEARSDGYYLRTAASLLNIPCITTISGASAAIQGIYELKINSNINVKAIQDY